Part of the Prunus dulcis chromosome 8, ALMONDv2, whole genome shotgun sequence genome is shown below.
ACCAGGTGATTGCTTTATATTGTTTCCTTACTTGGTGTCCCCGTACATGAGCCTTTACcaaatggaaatggaaaattAGCATTCAAGGCTGTACAAATCTTTCAGAGAAGCAATACCCAGAAAATTAATACAGTTTTGGAAAGTGGGTATCTAAAAAATATCTTattgaattcaaaatataatatttattaaagcAAAGATTGAGATGGCCAGAACAATCAAATCCTCAACTCTAAAACATGATTCCAAGATTCTCAGAAGTCACCAAGTCAACAACTCTTCACTATTTGTCTGATTTAATTTGCAAAAGAACGAACGACCAGAAGTAGAATTTTTATATACAAAACAAGCTTAAAATACTTCCACTGGGaactttatttatatgaatcATTTGTTACCCAAAATCAGAGGCACTGGTAAAAGCTATCAATGATAAGACTGTTTTCTTTTAACTcaatcaacaaacaaaaagttgCAACAAACCTGGATTTTAACAATTCTTTGACGAATTATCAGGaactcttttctcttcttccaaCCACGAAACTTCTTCTGTATCTGAATTGCAGCAGTATGCCCATTGGCTTGTCCCACCTTGTGTGATTTGGAAGCTATGAGTGAAATCGCTCGCTCATCCGGCATTCCGAACTCATCAGTATCATACTCAGTTAACTGTCTCTTATCAAATGACTGCATCCTGAACATTTGATGTATGCGATCAGCAGCTTGTGTAGCATTAGTTACAGCAGTAAGTGAATCCTTCAGTGAAAGCGCATCTGGCATATCACTGTAGCTCCCAGGTGTGGCTATTCGTTCTGAAAAAGTTTTAACTGCTCTTATTCCAGATATTTCTGCAGCACCACCTTCCTTTGCATCATTCATTGTAAGGGAGTCAAGGTAACTGGTCAGCGAAGACTCTGCGAGGAAGCCTGAGATTCCTTTGTGCCTGTTAACAGAAGCCAGGTCTGCTGGTGCTCTACCCAAAGGAAATTCTGGAGACGGATCGGTCAGCGCTCCAGGAGCTGCACCAAGAGAGATAAGGATTGCAACCGTCTGCTCTCTGAATTTGGTATAGGTTCAAGgtaggaaaacaaaaacacagaaCAGCAAAATATGAGCAGGTGTTGGAATAGGATGCAGATTAAGAGCACTAGATACTAATTCAAAAACAACACAAGCCCAAGTGAGCAATTCATTCCCTCAGTATGCTTTTGAGCTAGCCTATTGTAATTTGCAAACAATTTATCAGGAAGGAAATATAAATGAAGTTTTACTTGAAGCTTAAAAAGTGCaggttaaaagaaaaattaggtccttagtgagagagagagcgaggaGGACTACTCAATGTTATACAAAACAAGTCATTGTTAAATGGCCTCCCTCAGCTCTTATAATTCAGATGAGATAGGGCTTTACAAAACTTGTGGTAACAAAGTTTGATGCTTAAATGGGCCACaaaatagattttattttattttaagccATGTCCCTAAGCTACTCTATATATGCAACAAAGTTAGAGAATATTCAAGAGctagattaaaataaaataaaaaaggtagGTCCTGATGTCCTTGCCTGCCATAGAATGCAGCCCAATGAAGGGCAGTCCATCCATTAACGTCACGAAAATTGATACTAACTCCTGCAGTTACAATGGGTTTTATGGCCCAACCATATCCAAAAGCAGCTGCTAAATGTATCACGCCTTGGCCCTCACTATCTAATACACTAGGTCCTTTACCATCTTCTAGTGCTTTATGAAGAAGCCATGTGTACAACTTCTCTTTCATCAGCTTTATGAGATATTCCATCCCTTCATGTTGGGGCAAATCATTCACTGCTGTTGGCTCTACCAGGGGTAAGtattcctcttcctccttcaGTGAAATGATTTTACTAATTAAGTTTTGTTTCTCCTTAACACCCTCAACTAGTTGACCTGAAGGGCTGACAGATCTCAGAGACAGTAACCTCTCAAGACGCAAGTGAAGATGGATTTCATTTGTAGTGCCATTGCAGATATTTGTGATATCTAAATCTTTAGTGGAGCCCACTTGATAATCAAACTCCCTTACTTCACTACAAGCTAACCTGTTGGAACAGGTTACATAGAAAGGGACTTGCCCGGCACTGTGAGGTGGAgcagaacaaaaaagaactcCATTGGCTAAAACCTGTGCTGGAACCTCCACTTCCCCAAACATACAAGACCAATTAATCTTTGTTACCTGTTTTTGACTTACCAAGAATGTCCCAATAACCAGAACCTGTTTCACAATTAGcaaaatgagaaaaaagaaatcgaGCACATATACACGTAAAATGGCAACCATCAGATCTGCAACAGAATAGACATGCCAACAAATTTGGTAACCTTTTACCAAAGCATGgagataatataatatttcatagtcaaatagaaaataacagaaagcaaattttttaaagttggAAGACAGATACCAAAGAACAAACATAATAACCAACCAATTTAAGCGGACAGGGGAGaagtaaaaccaaaatatgtcaaaaactctcaagtaatcaaaatgataaaatGACAGAAATTGAGTGGAAGATGATAGTATCACAAGATGTTCAAAAGCTGAGTACCACATACAAAAGAGTAGCTAATAGTTACGGagttgttcagagaaatcatgCTTATGAAACAACAGCATCttatataatacattttcaGCAACGAAATTATTTTGGCACAAAAAGGATTTCTACAATAAATTTAGTAAGCATCTGACTAGATAATATTTACGTTGCCGAAAATCTCTCTTGTAAAATATGCCATAATTCAGTACCTCAATTTCAGAGTCAGTGTACGCCCATTTTGGTGAAAAATCAACTATACTGAAAAGCTGGTCCTGGGAGATAGAAGGGCTCAATGAGGAATCATCAGCTACATTTCCACATTCATCTGTGCTCCACGAAATACCAGATGAGGATTGCATCTGCAAATCATCAACCTCTCCGAGTTCCTTAGAAACCCACCTAGAGAAACTGTCAACTTTCTTCAAACCCTCTTCTTGATCTAATAATTGCTGTCTCAAAGTGAAAGCATAGTTGATATTCCCATCTTTAGGAATGTCAGGCTCGGAACTTGATATGATTAAGCATTGAGATTCTGCATTTGTAAGCTGCGCTTGAAAGTTGTTCTGCACAAGCTGGTCATTTCGCTGATTGGGATGAGTAGTGACAAGCTGAGGAGCATTTCTCAGATTCACATCAACAGTGCCTTGCTCAAATAACCTGGTATCAAGATTACTTGGCAGTTGCAAATTCATTGACTGGTCAAGGGACCATTTGGGCAACTGCAATGCATTTTCTTCCAAAGGAATCTGGATAAACAATCTAATACTTAGAACATCAACATAATTCTTAATTTGAAGAAactatattattaatataagaTGCAAACATTAAcacgaagaagaaaaaaacatgtaaCCAATATATCTACCATACCAGAGAATCCATGGATGAAATCATCCAAACggaaaaatgaaatcaaaacaGTGAGGTAGAGTTGGTTACCAACTGAGATGTTCCTTATTAATACACCAGGGTTTTTACTGTATACTTATAGTTTGGATTTCATAAAATTCAATACCTCAGCTCTTTTGGATgtctatatataaaaatttagtGTGACACTCAGAGAACAGCACCCTACATGCACATAAAGTGAAAAATCCTCAAGTATCTGCAGTTCAATatgacataaaaaaaaaaaagcaggaCTAAAGCGCATGGAAGAAGTAATAGCACTGAATCTCAGAAATTATCTATAACAATAAGCCTAAATGATAAACAGCTAAGGAACATGCCAACAGTAGATAAAGAACCATAGAAGCTAGTGAATACCTGCCAATTTGTTCGGAATGCCAGAGGACTCCCGAACTCCTCCTTTAATGTGCTATTCCCTGCTAAAAACTCAGTTGAAGTTATATTTTGTTGTTCAGGGGGAATTCCAGAAGAAGCAATTTGGATGGAAGACTTTGATCCATGAGAAGCTACAGTATGAAGTCCCGTTGTGCACTGTTGCAAGATTTCTTCCCAGGATCCCACACCGAGTGTTTTTTGAGAATCAATCCCACAGGTAGAGTCATCAGTGTAACACTGTTGATCTTTCTCAAAATATGGCCTGTAATTTCCTCCATGAAATGATGACTGGCCATCATGATTGTCTGATAAGATTATAATAATCAAATCAGCATGTTGCTCGATATAAGAGGTCATTAGATGAAGCCATCCATGTataaacataaattaacaagCAACATCCCTCCCTCCCCTCCCCGAGGCAAAAgaataaaagtaaaaacataAAGATCCTTACTCAAATGTGGATGCAGTGAGAGATTAATATCTCTTTTGTCTGTGAGAGGACCATTCCCCATCTGTTGTGAGTCGAAACTTGAGTGAAAAGAACTTGCTTGGTGACTATCACCTGCATCGGCTCACATGTGTTAAACAGAAACTCTCATGCATATTTAAGAAGTGAGTAGGCGTTGCACAGTCATTTTGGCATTTATTATGTACATCAAActgaattttctaaaatcaAGACAATAAATTATCAACACAAGATAAGACCAAAATGGCATGTAAAAGATAACCCTTTTTAACAAAGCTACAGAAATGGAATACCAGAATCAGCATCTTCACATGATGTGAGGTTGCTGCTTGGGCTTGTATAATCTGTATTTCCTGAAGGTGTTCTACAATTACTATTAGAAGGGCTAGAAGTCCAGGAGCTGCCCTTTTGCAGATCAGGTGTAACCTCATCAATCTCTCTAATGCCTCCAGCATTTGCCCTATTACcctgagaaagagaaaagatttATAAGAAGAAAGCATTAACAGTCAACAAGAAATATGCATAGGGCACAGTTACTTGGTTTGAGAAACTTAGGCATACTATAAAATTGTAAACGTGAATCtgacaaaatatatattcaatgtCTTGAGGTCATAAATTGCAATTTTTGAGTGTACATGGCCAAAGTCAAATACCTTCTTCAGAACTGTTCTAGGAACTTTATCATACAAATGACATTCATGAGCTATTGACCCACCTTTATTTCCTTTGTACTCTTCCTCTATTTTCAATAAACCTTTAGTTCATACCAAAGTTTCATGATATTGAAACACGCAATTTCATGCTTTCTTAATAATGGGACAAATTACAACAATTGCTAGCtatttggaattttggatCAAGACAACCCCAACGCAATTCCAACTTGACCTTATAAGTTcgtttggttatttttttaagcCTTATTGTACTGTTTCAGGGCTTGTGTTAAAAACCTATATCAATTTGGTTTTACTTCCTGAGCATTTGCTTATGTTATAAATGATGAGCTAGGACTAGGGCACATACTACATTTGACTCACCAAACCccagtagagagagagagagagagagagagagagagagagaggaggaatACCACACAGGTTATAATTCATGAGCTGGGAAAAAAAGGTTTTATATTTAGCTCACACAAGTACTTACAGACAGACGGACAAATGGAGAGTGTAAGATCAGTAATAGATAAAGAAATTAAGTAGACCTGACTTGAGAATAAATTCAACCAACCCCAGTgaccatatttttttaatgggaGACGGCTTTCATtgtaaaagaacaaatttaCAAGAGTAGTGAACAACTTCTACGAAAATTATACACAAAACCTGCAACTAACAGCTCTTCCCTAAGATAGATACAACAAACACCAGAGAAAtgtcaaaaaaaaacaaaaaaaaacaaaaaaaaacaaaaaaaaacaaaaaaaaacaatacagCGGCTGCTCTCGAATCTGATAAAATAACAGAAACAGCTCTCTAAACTCCAAAGCTAAAGAGGCCCAAAAACGAACCGCTCACTaggaaaattctcaaaaatCCTCCTATTTCTTTCCACCCATATAACCCAAAAACTTTCCCTCATAGCACATCTCCTCAGAACTACACTCCTTTTCTTACCCACGAAAAATTTAAACTTCTGACATAACAGCGTATTACCGGAATGACCAACATAAACCCGTTTCCCTCAGTAATCATAACCACAAAGAAAAAGCCATTGGGCATTGAAGCAACAAATCATCCATACTTTCATCATTCTTCCTGCACATAACTCACCAAGGGGAAGAAAGGAAGATAGAAGGCCTTCTTTGAACTGTCACAAGTATTAATCTTCCCATGAGCAACCAAAAGTAACACTTGTAACTTAGCACCCACTCTGTTTAAACTTCAAACTAACAAAATATGATAAAAATTTATGACTCACAAGTGCTTTAACTAGATGAAAGATGGTCTACATGGGAAAAAGTTATCAAGCCTTTCCAAAAACTGAATACGAGAAGGGTATCGGATTTTAAACAATTGCAACAATAACGAAATAAAACGATTGAAGAACAAGGAGTAGAATACCTTTACTTCCAAGTAATGGACAAAAACTATGTGCATCAAATCCCTGCACAATGACAAGcacattaaaattaaaaatagaaaccTAGGGAAAGAAGTATTAGAAAACTGAAGACTTTAGAAACCAAACTTTATTACAATAAGGAATGCAATAACACAATATTGGACCTTTATGGAAATGCGTATGAACAGTCAACTCTGGAATATGAAAGGTACTGCacatatacataaataaagtACATAACTCATACTTACTGTTCAAGCATCCAATAGCTGCGCCTTTGAAAATTTTCGTTCTCTTCTCCATGAGCATAGTAGCAGTGTAGAACATCAACACTGCCAACCTAAGATAACTTGAATAATGTTAGTTCTCAAACTCCAGGTTTTTTTAGTTCAACGAagattattttcatttttctattaAGAAAATATCCAAGAAATGTATCAGTTCAATTATCTACATGAGCATCCTTTAGGGGTATACTAAAATAATTGCTGACTATCACGCGGCTTTTATTACAAACCCAGAGACTCCAGATACAGGTAAAGATCTCTTTTTTGCAAGCTTACCTTTAGCTTCTCATGAGCCTCCTTCACAGTCTTTccatcttttttcttcctccaattaTGTCCATCCTTTCTAAAGTATCTCAAAACTTTCCGATCAAAAAGAAACAGCGAACCACCTGGTATGGTGGAAGAAGTTTCATAAGTAAAGTTCTGTGTGTGTAAATACTACAACTGAAACGTAATTGCATTGTATGTTAAAAggttcaaaaagaaaacatccCAAATGATATTTACAGACCTTTTGGTACACCAAAAGAGCTGATTTTtttaagaacccaaaacaaattggcATCGGCTAATAGACTTTTGtaaaagagaaataagaaTTAAGGAAGAAACAATACTTAGTCAAtcatataaattaatatttgcaATTAAGTCAATAACCATACTTGGTGGTCTGTTTGGAGGCTCTGATGAAATATGGAATTTCTGAAAATTACTAAGAATTTCACAGATTTCAGCTGGCCGCAACCACCGATGTTGGGCCTCCCCCAGCAATTGTTGAAAGTCTGCATACACGAAACCATACTATGAGAAATCTTGCCAGGAAATGACCTGATCGAGTATGAATATTTTAGTgttaaattgaagaaaacaataatttacAAGGAAAGGGAGATTGAAATCTGACCTAATCGAGGGCCCTGAGAGTACGATACGCGTTCCGCCATGGAAAGACTAGTCGAAGAAGGCAAGGAAGCTGAGCAGAAGTTGATAGAAATAGACAAGAAAGTTTTATTTAAGTCATCATTTTAAGGAGTCAGAGTCAACGGGGTAAGATGGATATGAGAGGGGAGACCCCTATTCaaatcaaaaattaaattatgctttcatttttatttatttgtatctTGTGAATACTATTATTAACAGAATGTATATATCCCTATCTTATACTATTATTAACATACAGTCGGAtatcttggaccacaggagtctaAGAGATTGTGGTTACTTACCTttggatattaatctaatggttcaaaaaagttttttagaaggagtgcaagagtgagtgaaccgttgaatttacatctaacggtgagtgatcacaaatctcttggacccatatagtccaagagatcaggactaaCATAATGTATCTTGTGAATACTTTTTGCGTCTTCTGAATTATTAACATAATGTATCTATCGGtacacaaaataatattgtggTGGTTCGATGGTGAGGAtgttgtggttgtggttgATGGGTTCGATTAGGGCTGGGTACGGTTTAATttgaattggttttctttctcataAAATTGGAATTTGAATCGGAAATGAAGATCGGTTCAGTCTGGTccaattttgacaaaaatacaCAGTTAAGACTAAACCAATCCGAACCTGCCCGATTTCGGTTTGGTTTCCGATTCTCACGATTTGGGCTTGTTGTAAAgcccattttaatttttttttgggtatttaaCCTCACTCAGACTATaatgagtggaaagttataaggggtaagttataaggggttcaCTTTATAGCCATCAGATCAATCCAAGGGCTGGGGAGAATTGAGATAAAGTTTTACAATCGGGTAGGTGAGGAACCCAAACCCGAATTGAATATCCAGCACGtccgaaaaagaagaagaagaggcaagCACGTcctaaaaagaagaagaagaggcaagttcgaagtttgaacaaaaaaactcatctctcTAAAACCCATAGCTCTGAGAAACGGTTGAAGGCAACGGTTAACGACGGTTGAAGGCAACGGTTGAAGCCACTCCGTTCTCCAGACCctgaaaaagtatttattttgagtagAAGGGGCAAAGGTGTGGATTCCGAAACAGTGAAGGGGCGAAgcagtggaaggggaaggagagaagccgtattcgttggaagtggtaggttccatttgtggagcaaagCAACACAAAGACCCCGCACAGACACCTTGCGATTGTTcaataaccagcatttggtgagtaatttatggaatttgagtttagggttagagtaatggttttccccaatttgtaccatcaattttgttggatttggcatctcttctttgtgcttcacttgcatgttaatttttgcttgggtatatgttaaaaaaagaatgaaaatcaagtcaataacaagtgaataacatgtcaataatgatatgaataagataatggtgttgaattggaggaggccctcaaaaccttccacatttgaagcagtgcatagtgcagattatctctctggcgctagaatatatatattttttgaaataaatatgatttcctttgttactaaatttgcctgagaaacatgagaacagataataataaactcatgaatagaagtgcaaagcatttgatgagtaatttatggaatttgagtttagggttagagtaatggttttccccaatttgtaccatcaatgttgttggatttggcatctcttctttgtgcttcaattgcatgttaatttttgcttgggtatatgttaaaaaatgaatgaaaatcaagtcaatcacatgtcaataacatatcaataacatgttagtaatgatatgaataagataatggtgttgaattggaggaggccctcaaaaccttccacatttgaagcagtgcag
Proteins encoded:
- the LOC117636467 gene encoding calmodulin-binding transcription activator 2-like; its protein translation is MAERVSYSQGPRLDFQQLLGEAQHRWLRPAEICEILSNFQKFHISSEPPNRPPSGSLFLFDRKVLRYFRKDGHNWRKKKDGKTVKEAHEKLKVGSVDVLHCYYAHGEENENFQRRSYWMLEQDLMHIVFVHYLEVKGNRANAGGIREIDEVTPDLQKGSSWTSSPSNSNCRTPSGNTDYTSPSSNLTSCEDADSGDSHQASSFHSSFDSQQMGNGPLTDKRDINLSLHPHLNNHDGQSSFHGGNYRPYFEKDQQCYTDDSTCGIDSQKTLGVGSWEEILQQCTTGLHTVASHGSKSSIQIASSGIPPEQQNITSTEFLAGNSTLKEEFGSPLAFRTNWQIPLEENALQLPKWSLDQSMNLQLPSNLDTRLFEQGTVDVNLRNAPQLVTTHPNQRNDQLVQNNFQAQLTNAESQCLIISSSEPDIPKDGNINYAFTLRQQLLDQEEGLKKVDSFSRWVSKELGEVDDLQMQSSSGISWSTDECGNVADDSSLSPSISQDQLFSIVDFSPKWAYTDSEIEVLVIGTFLVSQKQVTKINWSCMFGEVEVPAQVLANGVLFCSAPPHSAGQVPFYVTCSNRLACSEVREFDYQVGSTKDLDITNICNGTTNEIHLHLRLERLLSLRSVSPSGQLVEGVKEKQNLISKIISLKEEEEYLPLVEPTAVNDLPQHEGMEYLIKLMKEKLYTWLLHKALEDGKGPSVLDSEGQGVIHLAAAFGYGWAIKPIVTAGVSINFRDVNGWTALHWAAFYGREQTVAILISLGAAPGALTDPSPEFPLGRAPADLASVNRHKGISGFLAESSLTSYLDSLTMNDAKEGGAAEISGIRAVKTFSERIATPGSYSDMPDALSLKDSLTAVTNATQAADRIHQMFRMQSFDKRQLTEYDTDEFGMPDERAISLIASKSHKVGQANGHTAAIQIQKKFRGWKKRKEFLIIRQRIVKIQAHVRGHQVRKQYKAITWSVGILEKVILRWRRKGTGLRGFRPDAVAKASNPQSVPSKDDDYDFLKKGRKQTEERLQKALTRVKSMVQYPEGRAQYRRLLNVVEGFRETKVSDMAMDGSELKVEGGDDLIDIDKLLDDDTFMSIAFD